The Zobellia alginiliquefaciens genome contains a region encoding:
- a CDS encoding putative signal transducing protein translates to MESNYTKIYSGNRFTAQRIEEKLLEVGIVAIMKDESESARLAGFAANIDGALEVHVQKEEEEKAMMIVRAIAAQQKD, encoded by the coding sequence ATGGAATCTAACTACACAAAAATATACTCCGGAAATCGTTTTACCGCTCAACGAATTGAAGAAAAACTACTTGAAGTTGGCATCGTCGCAATTATGAAAGATGAGTCTGAATCCGCTCGCTTAGCGGGTTTTGCAGCAAATATTGATGGCGCACTCGAGGTTCACGTTCAAAAAGAAGAGGAAGAAAAGGCTATGATGATTGTCAGAGCTATTGCAGCTCAACAAAAAGATTAG
- a CDS encoding DinB family protein, with amino-acid sequence MQPAAHALLQSSEEVERYLADFPKDQLWTQIAGRASVGFHLQHITGVLDRMMTYAKSETLSQAQFAYLSEEGKPNTTINVDDLVAAFQNKVEEALSFFNTLNEATLKGTRTVGRKKLPSTTLGLLFHAAEHSQRHIGQLLVTKSVLTFSED; translated from the coding sequence TTGCAACCAGCAGCACATGCGCTACTACAATCTTCAGAAGAAGTAGAACGTTACCTGGCTGATTTTCCCAAAGACCAATTATGGACGCAAATTGCTGGCCGAGCTTCCGTTGGTTTCCATTTGCAACATATTACTGGTGTTCTGGATCGTATGATGACCTATGCTAAATCAGAAACATTATCCCAAGCGCAATTTGCATACCTTTCCGAAGAAGGTAAACCTAACACTACAATCAACGTTGATGATTTAGTTGCAGCATTCCAAAATAAAGTTGAAGAAGCATTATCGTTTTTCAATACACTTAATGAAGCTACCTTGAAAGGAACTAGAACCGTGGGCCGAAAAAAACTGCCATCCACAACATTAGGTCTTCTCTTCCATGCCGCCGAACATAGTCAACGGCATATAGGTCAATTATTAGTAACTAAAAGTGTCCTTACGTTTTCGGAAGATTAG
- a CDS encoding NAD(P)H-dependent flavin oxidoreductase has product MQNRITELFGIKYPIIQAGMIWTSGWRLASAVSNAGGLGLIGAGSMYPQVLREHIQKCQQATDKPFGVNVPMLYPDLDKLMEIIVDLGVKIVFTSAGNPKTWTSYLQEKGITVVHVVSSLKFALKSQEAGVDAIVAEGFEAGGHNGRDETTTLTLIPAVKEKIDIPIIAAGGIATGAAMLATMILGADGVQVGSLFVASEEASSHPLFKQKVVEAGEGDTHLTLKELAPVRLIKNKFYNDVQRAYANGATKEDLISLLGRARAKRGIFEGDMEEGELEIGQVASLIKSIKPAATIVNDMMTEFEQAKKAVASL; this is encoded by the coding sequence ATGCAAAATAGAATAACAGAACTCTTTGGAATAAAATACCCAATTATACAAGCGGGTATGATATGGACCAGTGGCTGGCGTCTGGCTTCCGCCGTATCCAATGCAGGAGGTTTGGGGCTAATAGGTGCCGGTAGTATGTATCCGCAGGTTTTGCGCGAGCATATTCAAAAGTGTCAACAGGCCACGGATAAACCTTTTGGAGTAAACGTTCCTATGCTTTATCCAGATTTGGACAAGCTCATGGAAATCATTGTTGACCTTGGGGTTAAAATTGTGTTTACCTCCGCTGGAAACCCAAAAACATGGACTTCTTATTTGCAAGAAAAAGGGATTACCGTAGTTCACGTGGTCAGTAGTTTAAAGTTTGCTTTAAAATCCCAGGAGGCTGGAGTAGATGCTATTGTAGCCGAAGGTTTTGAAGCTGGAGGTCATAACGGAAGAGACGAAACCACTACACTAACGCTTATTCCCGCAGTTAAAGAGAAAATAGACATTCCCATAATTGCCGCAGGCGGAATTGCCACAGGTGCAGCAATGCTCGCTACAATGATTTTAGGTGCTGATGGGGTACAGGTAGGTAGCCTTTTTGTGGCAAGTGAAGAAGCATCATCTCATCCATTATTTAAACAGAAAGTAGTAGAAGCAGGTGAGGGCGATACTCATCTTACTCTAAAAGAATTGGCGCCAGTTCGGCTCATAAAGAACAAATTTTATAATGATGTGCAACGGGCGTATGCCAATGGAGCCACTAAAGAAGATTTGATTTCCCTGCTTGGAAGAGCACGTGCTAAAAGAGGGATTTTTGAAGGTGATATGGAGGAAGGCGAATTGGAAATAGGTCAAGTAGCTTCGCTTATTAAGAGCATAAAACCAGCTGCAACTATTGTAAATGATATGATGACTGAATTTGAGCAGGCTAAAAAGGCTGTAGCTTCCTTATAA
- the yidC gene encoding membrane protein insertase YidC, producing the protein MEEKKVDINSIIGFVLIFGILIFMFYQNRPTPEELAAEKAQQEQVANEESNEALPSENVAQTPEINLQDSTAVANYQGKIGAFGYTQPSDKITKLENKLLSLDISNKGGQIVEARMKQFHTYDSIPVYLVHEGNASFGLNFTTSDNRVLNTKDLYFEPSVTESNGNTVLSMKAKAGPNKFLEYRYEMREDDYLVDFTIRSQGLNGIIDGTRPIDLEWSLKGIRHNKSVEYENKYTELTYNHEDGKISYLSLTSDDEEEEEDVKWLSYRQHFFSSILANKNNFKNATLTSKNLVEEESKETKFTKLFGASAPLELTGGELAQNMHWYYGPTDVEVLNQYEELGLDDSIPFGWGIFGWLNRYFFTPFYSFLSSFLPFGVAIIVMTILVRLAMSPVTYKSYLSQAKMKVLKPELAELGEKYKDNAMKKQQETMKLYGKAGVSPMSGCVPALLQMPIFYALFMFFPTSFALRQKAFLWADDLSSYDVVANLPFEIPFYGDHVSLFPILASVAIFFYMTMTTGQNMPQQPGMPNMKFIMYLMPLMMLFFFNNYASGLSLYYFVSNLITIGIMLVIKNFILDDDKIHAQIQENKKKPKKENKFQKKMREMMEQAEEQKKTGRK; encoded by the coding sequence ATGGAAGAAAAGAAAGTAGATATAAATTCCATAATTGGCTTTGTGCTGATTTTCGGAATATTGATATTTATGTTTTATCAGAATAGGCCTACTCCAGAAGAGTTAGCAGCTGAAAAGGCACAACAAGAGCAGGTTGCAAATGAGGAAAGTAATGAAGCCTTGCCGTCTGAAAATGTAGCGCAGACTCCGGAAATTAATCTTCAGGATTCTACAGCTGTTGCCAACTACCAAGGTAAAATAGGTGCTTTTGGATATACACAGCCCTCTGACAAGATTACCAAATTAGAGAATAAACTACTTTCTTTAGATATAAGTAATAAGGGTGGGCAAATTGTAGAGGCACGTATGAAGCAATTCCATACCTATGATTCTATACCTGTGTATCTTGTTCATGAAGGTAATGCTTCTTTTGGTTTGAATTTTACCACATCGGATAATAGAGTGTTGAACACCAAAGACCTTTATTTTGAGCCATCGGTAACTGAGAGTAATGGTAATACGGTACTTTCAATGAAGGCCAAAGCAGGTCCGAATAAATTTTTGGAGTACCGTTATGAAATGAGAGAAGATGATTATCTCGTAGACTTTACCATCCGTTCTCAGGGTCTTAATGGTATAATAGATGGTACAAGACCAATAGATTTAGAATGGAGTTTAAAAGGTATTCGCCATAATAAAAGTGTAGAATACGAGAATAAGTATACTGAGCTTACCTATAATCATGAAGATGGTAAAATAAGCTATCTGTCTCTTACCAGTGATGATGAGGAAGAGGAAGAAGATGTAAAATGGTTATCCTACCGCCAGCACTTTTTTAGCTCTATCCTAGCAAACAAAAATAATTTTAAGAATGCGACACTTACTTCCAAAAATTTAGTGGAAGAGGAAAGTAAGGAAACAAAATTCACCAAATTGTTTGGTGCTTCAGCGCCTTTGGAACTTACAGGTGGTGAATTGGCTCAAAATATGCATTGGTATTATGGCCCTACTGATGTTGAGGTGTTGAATCAGTATGAAGAGTTGGGATTGGATGATTCCATTCCTTTTGGATGGGGCATTTTTGGTTGGTTGAACCGTTATTTCTTTACTCCTTTCTATTCCTTTTTAAGTTCGTTCTTACCGTTTGGTGTAGCAATTATTGTTATGACTATTTTGGTTAGGTTGGCAATGTCTCCTGTAACGTATAAGTCGTATTTATCTCAGGCAAAAATGAAGGTTTTAAAACCTGAATTGGCAGAGCTGGGCGAGAAGTACAAAGACAATGCGATGAAGAAGCAACAAGAAACCATGAAGCTTTATGGTAAGGCCGGTGTCAGCCCTATGAGCGGTTGTGTACCTGCATTATTGCAAATGCCGATTTTCTATGCGTTGTTTATGTTTTTCCCAACCTCGTTCGCGTTACGTCAAAAAGCATTTTTATGGGCAGATGACTTATCGTCTTATGATGTGGTTGCCAATTTACCTTTTGAGATTCCTTTCTACGGAGATCACGTAAGTTTGTTTCCTATTTTAGCTTCTGTAGCTATTTTCTTTTATATGACTATGACTACAGGGCAGAACATGCCACAACAACCTGGTATGCCCAACATGAAATTCATCATGTACTTAATGCCCTTAATGATGTTGTTCTTTTTTAACAACTACGCAAGTGGATTGAGTTTGTATTATTTTGTATCCAACTTAATTACTATTGGTATCATGTTGGTGATAAAGAACTTTATTTTGGACGATGATAAAATACACGCCCAAATACAGGAGAATAAGAAAAAGCCTAAGAAAGAGAATAAGTTTCAGAAGAAAATGCGCGAAATGATGGAGCAGGCCGAGGAACAGAAAAAGACAGGCAGAAAGTAA
- a CDS encoding HEAT repeat domain-containing protein, whose amino-acid sequence MTINTKLTQFLTFSLVFSLLLSCESKPKKPKETPLVITEDSLTEVSRAKEIREGISPKIADGLELTLWASDSLAPDPIAMQIDDKGRVYLTRTNRQKNSEFDIRGHQDWMTPSISLQSVEDRRKFLHETFAPEKSEENEWFPDLNEDGSHDWKDLTVEKDEIWMLEDSNNNGIADKSTRILEDFNDEITDVAGALLVRENDVFVGVGPDMWRMTDTNDDLILDEKTSLAHGFAVHIGFAAHGMSGAIEGPDGKIYWGIGDIGANLTTVDGQKLKYPNQGVIVRSNPDGSNFEVFARGLRNTHEFVFDAYGNIISSDNDGDHAGESERLVHLVEGSDSGWRSNWQYGKYTDPKNNGYKVWMDEKLFTPRWEGQAAYIVPPIKNFHNGPTGMTYNPGTALGKDWLNKFFLVEFVGNPDRSNIWSFDLTPKGASFDLKTDTSILSGVLPTGIQFGPDGAMYLADWITGWGTKNYGRVWKLDVSDSKNDLEKERQETKRLMTLDYNEQSTEELVKLLSYGDMRIRKKAQFQLVKNGSKGYKALKEVSADNKNQFARIHAIWGIGQIADKDASEAEPLVSLLADSDPEIIAQAAKILGDVKYTEAGSKLIPLLKHDNARVKFFAAQALGRFKTEAAVQPLLDMIVANNDEDVYLRHAAVLALSRIGNTESITTLAHNPNRSLRIAAVLVLRRLQDPAVAEFLNDEDEYIVTEAARAINDDWSIEAALPALANMLTVEKFNSEPLLRRAINAALRVGGDKELENLIAFAKDKNRSNVLRGEALATIGTWAEPSVLDRVDGRFRGEIKRDPNIVKQKIEKDIPSFIEDTDTDILIGISNTLANLGIDSHNDALFAVMKKHKSAKVRSEMLKALGTLNFNKIETAMQYGMKDDDKNVRTTAISLMPKMDISKENLPNIVNPIFKNGSVREQQQLLSVLGELPIEKSGELLGSLIKQATADRLNQSVILDLIEAVESTENEDLIAQLKPLKENGNSVEAFKETLVGGNYRDGRNVFNKNPTAQCTRCHAIGSAGGDVGPSLENIGNILSREQILEALIEPGARLAPGYGSVTLTLKDGSKVSGILEAETDEELTLKTGEAEPLDIHISRIEKRENMPSAMPPMGRLISKRELRNLIEYLANLKEG is encoded by the coding sequence ATGACAATCAACACCAAACTCACCCAATTTTTAACATTCTCACTAGTTTTCTCCCTTTTACTCTCTTGCGAATCAAAGCCTAAAAAACCAAAGGAAACCCCTTTGGTTATCACTGAAGACTCACTCACGGAAGTCAGCAGGGCAAAAGAAATACGCGAAGGCATCAGTCCTAAAATTGCAGACGGACTGGAATTAACGCTCTGGGCTTCGGATTCTTTGGCTCCCGACCCTATTGCTATGCAAATAGATGACAAAGGTAGAGTCTATTTAACGCGTACCAATCGCCAAAAAAATTCGGAATTTGATATCCGCGGACATCAAGATTGGATGACCCCGTCCATCTCATTACAATCCGTTGAAGACCGTCGGAAATTTTTGCATGAAACCTTTGCTCCTGAAAAGAGTGAAGAAAACGAATGGTTCCCAGACCTTAACGAGGATGGTAGTCATGACTGGAAAGACCTTACCGTAGAAAAAGATGAAATTTGGATGCTAGAAGACAGCAATAACAATGGTATTGCAGATAAATCTACCCGAATTCTAGAAGATTTTAATGATGAAATCACAGATGTTGCCGGTGCACTTCTAGTGCGCGAGAACGATGTGTTTGTTGGCGTAGGCCCAGATATGTGGCGAATGACCGATACTAACGATGATTTAATTCTGGACGAAAAAACATCTCTAGCCCATGGTTTTGCCGTGCATATTGGTTTTGCCGCCCACGGAATGTCCGGTGCTATTGAAGGCCCAGATGGTAAAATATATTGGGGAATTGGAGACATTGGCGCTAACCTTACAACTGTGGACGGTCAGAAACTAAAATATCCTAATCAGGGTGTTATTGTGCGCTCCAATCCGGATGGAAGCAATTTTGAAGTATTTGCCAGAGGTTTACGTAACACCCATGAATTTGTTTTTGATGCCTACGGAAATATTATTTCTTCCGATAACGATGGTGACCATGCCGGCGAAAGTGAAAGACTCGTACACTTGGTAGAAGGTTCGGATTCTGGATGGCGTTCCAACTGGCAGTACGGTAAATACACAGACCCTAAGAACAATGGCTACAAAGTTTGGATGGATGAAAAATTGTTCACTCCACGTTGGGAGGGCCAGGCTGCCTATATTGTTCCTCCTATTAAAAATTTCCATAACGGACCAACGGGTATGACCTATAACCCAGGTACTGCTTTGGGTAAAGATTGGCTGAATAAATTCTTTTTAGTGGAATTTGTGGGTAACCCTGACCGTTCCAATATCTGGTCTTTTGACCTTACTCCCAAAGGGGCCTCTTTCGATTTAAAAACCGACACCAGTATCTTAAGCGGTGTACTCCCTACGGGTATTCAATTTGGTCCTGATGGAGCCATGTACCTTGCAGATTGGATTACGGGTTGGGGAACAAAGAATTATGGTCGTGTTTGGAAGTTAGATGTCAGCGATTCTAAAAACGACCTTGAAAAAGAGCGTCAGGAAACAAAACGCCTAATGACTTTGGACTATAATGAACAGTCCACAGAGGAATTGGTAAAATTACTTTCCTATGGCGACATGCGAATTAGAAAAAAAGCACAATTTCAGCTGGTTAAAAATGGTTCCAAAGGGTATAAGGCCTTAAAAGAAGTATCTGCAGATAATAAAAATCAGTTTGCACGTATCCATGCCATTTGGGGAATAGGTCAAATTGCTGATAAAGATGCTTCCGAAGCAGAACCTCTTGTTTCCCTTTTAGCTGATAGTGACCCTGAAATAATTGCTCAGGCCGCTAAGATTTTAGGCGATGTAAAATATACCGAAGCAGGTTCAAAATTGATTCCGCTTTTAAAACATGACAATGCAAGAGTTAAGTTTTTTGCTGCCCAAGCATTGGGTAGATTTAAGACCGAAGCTGCCGTTCAGCCCTTATTGGACATGATTGTAGCGAATAATGATGAAGATGTTTATTTAAGACATGCTGCTGTATTGGCCCTGTCTCGAATTGGCAATACCGAATCCATAACTACTTTGGCCCATAACCCAAACCGAAGTCTTAGAATTGCCGCGGTGCTGGTTTTACGCAGACTTCAAGACCCTGCCGTTGCCGAATTCTTAAATGATGAGGATGAATATATTGTTACGGAAGCCGCAAGAGCCATTAATGATGATTGGTCTATTGAAGCCGCTTTACCTGCATTGGCCAATATGCTTACGGTAGAAAAATTTAACTCAGAGCCATTACTTCGTCGTGCTATAAATGCAGCGTTACGCGTTGGTGGAGATAAAGAATTGGAAAACCTTATTGCATTCGCCAAGGACAAAAATAGGTCTAACGTGCTACGCGGCGAAGCTCTTGCCACTATTGGTACTTGGGCAGAACCTTCCGTACTTGACCGTGTTGATGGCCGTTTTAGAGGAGAAATTAAAAGAGACCCGAATATAGTTAAGCAGAAAATAGAAAAAGATATTCCAAGTTTCATTGAAGACACGGATACGGATATCCTTATTGGTATTTCTAACACACTGGCCAATTTAGGAATAGACTCTCATAATGATGCGCTTTTTGCTGTTATGAAAAAACATAAGTCGGCTAAAGTCCGTTCTGAAATGTTGAAAGCCCTGGGGACGCTTAATTTTAATAAGATTGAAACGGCCATGCAGTATGGTATGAAAGATGACGATAAAAATGTTCGTACCACAGCTATCAGCCTAATGCCCAAAATGGATATTTCAAAAGAAAATCTACCTAACATTGTAAACCCCATTTTCAAAAATGGTTCAGTACGCGAGCAACAACAATTATTGAGTGTTTTAGGTGAATTACCAATTGAAAAAAGTGGAGAGTTACTGGGAAGTTTAATTAAGCAAGCTACTGCAGACCGCTTGAATCAAAGTGTTATACTAGATTTAATCGAAGCTGTAGAATCCACGGAAAATGAAGATTTAATAGCACAACTTAAACCACTTAAAGAAAACGGAAACTCAGTAGAGGCTTTTAAAGAAACCTTAGTAGGCGGGAATTATAGAGATGGTCGGAATGTATTCAATAAAAACCCAACCGCTCAGTGTACCCGTTGCCATGCCATAGGCAGTGCTGGAGGAGACGTTGGTCCTTCATTGGAAAACATAGGAAACATTTTAAGCCGTGAACAGATTCTAGAGGCACTTATTGAGCCTGGAGCTCGTTTGGCACCTGGTTACGGAAGCGTTACCCTTACTTTAAAAGACGGTTCTAAAGTAAGCGGTATACTAGAAGCCGAAACCGATGAGGAGCTAACCCTGAAAACCGGTGAAGCAGAACCTTTGGACATTCATATTTCAAGAATAGAAAAACGAGAAAATATGCCATCTGCCATGCCACCAATGGGTCGTTTAATATCCAAAAGAGAACTGCGAAACTTAATAGAGTATCTAGCCAACCTCAAAGAAGGTTAA
- the mnmA gene encoding tRNA 2-thiouridine(34) synthase MnmA: MKKVVVGLSGGVDSSVTAYLLKEQGYEVIGLFMKNWHDDSVTISEECPWLEDSNDALIVAEKLGIPFQTVDLSVQYKERIVDYMFAEYEKGRTPNPDVLCNREIKFDVFMDIALQLGADYVATGHYCRKGTIKNDDGTETYQLLAGVDGNKDQSYFLCQLSQEQLSKTLFPIGHLNKPEVRQIAADNSLITADKKDSQGLCFIGKVRLPEFLQQKLKPKKGVIVEVSSDVSQYQRELPQFESKQEELSFYSEKPVYKVEDGKVVGDHQGAHYFTKGQRKGLDVGGTKEPLFVIETDVNENVIYTGQGKMHPGLYRRTLFITDEELHWVRTDLALKEDETLEVMARIRYRQPLEKATLYKVEGGLYVDFQEKQSAIMEGQFAAWYIGDELIGSGVIS, translated from the coding sequence ATGAAAAAAGTAGTTGTAGGCCTCTCAGGAGGAGTGGATTCAAGCGTAACCGCGTATCTTTTAAAAGAACAAGGATATGAGGTAATTGGCTTGTTTATGAAGAATTGGCATGATGATTCGGTTACTATTTCAGAAGAATGCCCATGGTTGGAAGATAGCAATGATGCATTAATTGTGGCCGAAAAACTAGGTATTCCATTTCAGACCGTAGATTTAAGCGTTCAATACAAAGAGCGTATTGTAGATTATATGTTCGCTGAATATGAAAAAGGGCGTACGCCAAATCCGGACGTACTTTGTAATCGTGAGATCAAGTTTGATGTCTTTATGGATATAGCCCTGCAATTGGGAGCGGATTATGTAGCTACAGGACATTATTGTCGAAAAGGGACTATCAAGAATGATGACGGCACGGAAACCTATCAGCTTTTGGCAGGTGTGGATGGCAACAAAGACCAATCCTATTTTCTTTGTCAGCTTTCACAGGAACAATTATCAAAAACTCTATTTCCTATAGGTCATTTAAATAAGCCTGAAGTGCGCCAAATTGCTGCGGATAATAGTTTGATTACCGCTGATAAAAAAGACTCTCAAGGGCTTTGCTTTATTGGAAAAGTGCGTTTACCTGAGTTTCTTCAGCAAAAATTAAAACCTAAAAAGGGAGTTATTGTTGAGGTGTCTTCTGATGTTTCTCAATATCAAAGAGAATTGCCTCAATTTGAGAGCAAACAAGAAGAGTTATCTTTTTATTCAGAGAAGCCTGTATATAAAGTTGAAGATGGAAAAGTTGTGGGTGACCACCAAGGAGCGCATTATTTTACAAAAGGACAACGAAAAGGGCTGGATGTAGGAGGAACAAAGGAACCTTTGTTCGTTATTGAAACTGATGTAAATGAGAATGTGATATACACGGGTCAAGGTAAAATGCATCCAGGTTTATACCGTAGAACACTGTTTATTACGGACGAGGAATTACATTGGGTACGGACGGACTTAGCTTTAAAAGAAGATGAAACTTTGGAGGTAATGGCGCGTATTAGATATCGCCAACCTTTGGAAAAAGCTACTTTGTATAAAGTTGAAGGAGGTTTGTATGTTGATTTTCAAGAAAAACAATCAGCTATTATGGAAGGCCAGTTTGCGGCTTGGTACATAGGTGACGAGCTTATTGGCTCCGGTGTAATTTCATAG
- a CDS encoding DUF3500 domain-containing protein, whose amino-acid sequence MRLKNIFFSIINFFMLTMGQAQELHELAQDFLSTLDHELLEKAQFKINDDERYNFNYVPIARKGPTFNDFNPIQKEAAIHLLKASLSEEGFKKTSEIMALENVLMVLGQNKKKMPDGTPMRDALNYHFTIYGKPDKDEFWGWRFEGHHVSLNFVASKETILSGTPTFMGSNPGVVPSGKSKGKQVLKKETEIGFELLNSLSKEQLSQALFTEEAPYEIFSRNNKTAINLEPKGVPFSALSQEQKVIFQKLLNLYLNNYEAEFSKIFRTKIEHADINKLSFAWAGSIEPGKGHYYHIQGPTLLIEYDNTQDNANHVHTVVRDLTNDFGEDVLKKHYEHSH is encoded by the coding sequence ATGAGACTAAAAAATATATTTTTCTCCATCATTAATTTCTTCATGTTGACAATGGGGCAAGCGCAAGAATTGCATGAATTGGCCCAAGATTTCCTAAGTACTTTGGACCATGAACTTCTAGAAAAAGCCCAATTTAAAATCAATGATGATGAACGTTATAATTTTAATTATGTGCCTATAGCCCGTAAAGGGCCCACTTTTAATGATTTTAACCCAATTCAAAAGGAGGCAGCAATCCATTTACTAAAAGCTTCATTAAGCGAAGAGGGATTTAAAAAAACATCGGAAATCATGGCGCTAGAAAACGTGCTGATGGTTTTAGGACAGAATAAAAAGAAAATGCCCGATGGTACTCCTATGCGAGATGCCTTAAACTACCATTTTACTATTTATGGAAAACCGGACAAAGATGAATTTTGGGGTTGGCGCTTTGAAGGTCATCATGTATCATTAAACTTTGTTGCTTCCAAAGAAACCATTCTATCCGGCACACCAACCTTTATGGGCTCCAATCCTGGCGTTGTGCCCAGCGGAAAGTCAAAAGGAAAACAAGTATTAAAAAAAGAGACCGAAATAGGTTTTGAACTACTCAATTCACTTTCAAAAGAACAATTATCCCAAGCCCTATTCACTGAGGAGGCCCCTTACGAAATATTCTCCCGAAATAACAAAACTGCCATCAATTTAGAACCCAAAGGAGTTCCATTTTCCGCCTTATCCCAAGAACAAAAAGTTATTTTTCAGAAACTACTAAACCTCTATTTAAATAACTACGAAGCTGAATTCTCAAAAATATTCAGAACCAAAATAGAGCATGCGGATATCAACAAGCTCTCCTTTGCTTGGGCAGGAAGCATAGAACCCGGAAAAGGCCATTATTACCACATCCAAGGACCCACACTTTTAATTGAGTATGATAATACTCAAGATAATGCCAACCACGTACATACTGTAGTACGTGATTTAACCAATGATTTTGGAGAAGATGTTTTGAAAAAACATTACGAGCACAGCCATTAA
- a CDS encoding DUF58 domain-containing protein, translating to MQFLKSFYIHNVFFRYTAILSASFILSYWIPVLYPIAWLLSLLLIALFLFDTYLLYAANKGIIASRILPKKLSNSDLNPILIKFESHYAFITQVSIIDELPVQFQKRDFEHKASLSKGDKKEFNYTVRPVDRGEYVFGNLIVFASSPLKIVKRKFVFQKDQMVPVYPSIIQMQQYDFLAINNRLTEVGLKKIRRIGHTQEFEQIKEYVQGDDFRTVNWKATAKQNHLMVNQYQDERSQPTYSIIDTGRVMKMPFNELKLLDYAVNSALAFSNVALKRNDKTGMISFSKKIESFVPAVQKITHLNTILEKLYTINTEFTDADFGMLYAHIKRKVNQRSLLLLYTNFEHISALKRQLPFLSAISKKHVLVVIFFENTELEALISKDAEDLQTIYHKTIAEKFTLEKRLMQKELQKYGIQTILTKPENLTMNTINKYLEIKARGLL from the coding sequence ATGCAGTTTCTAAAATCGTTCTACATACACAATGTTTTTTTTAGGTATACAGCTATACTTTCGGCCAGCTTTATCCTTAGCTACTGGATACCTGTACTCTACCCTATCGCTTGGCTTCTGAGTCTACTCTTAATTGCCCTGTTTTTGTTTGACACCTACCTTTTGTACGCAGCTAACAAAGGAATAATCGCTTCTAGAATTCTTCCTAAGAAATTATCTAATAGCGACCTTAATCCTATTCTAATAAAGTTTGAAAGCCATTACGCATTTATAACACAAGTATCGATTATAGATGAGCTTCCCGTTCAATTCCAAAAACGTGATTTTGAACACAAAGCCAGTTTATCAAAAGGAGATAAAAAAGAATTTAATTATACCGTTAGGCCGGTAGACCGCGGAGAATACGTTTTTGGAAATCTTATTGTTTTTGCTTCTTCGCCTTTAAAAATAGTAAAGCGAAAATTTGTTTTCCAAAAAGACCAGATGGTACCGGTTTATCCTAGTATCATCCAAATGCAGCAATATGACTTTCTAGCCATAAATAACCGACTTACAGAAGTTGGATTAAAAAAAATACGCAGGATTGGGCACACTCAAGAATTTGAGCAGATAAAGGAATACGTACAAGGGGACGACTTTAGAACCGTTAATTGGAAAGCAACGGCCAAACAGAACCATTTGATGGTCAATCAATACCAAGATGAACGCTCGCAACCCACTTATTCCATTATTGATACTGGGCGGGTAATGAAAATGCCTTTCAATGAGTTAAAATTGCTCGATTACGCAGTAAACTCTGCTTTGGCTTTTTCAAATGTTGCTTTAAAGCGAAATGATAAAACCGGAATGATTTCATTTTCAAAAAAAATAGAATCGTTCGTGCCTGCCGTTCAAAAAATCACGCATCTAAATACTATTTTAGAAAAGCTGTACACCATCAATACCGAGTTTACCGATGCCGATTTCGGGATGCTTTATGCCCATATTAAACGTAAGGTAAATCAGAGAAGTCTACTACTGCTCTACACTAATTTTGAGCATATTTCAGCTTTAAAGAGGCAGCTTCCGTTTTTGAGTGCTATTTCCAAAAAACATGTGCTTGTGGTTATCTTCTTTGAAAACACGGAACTAGAAGCTTTAATTTCTAAAGACGCCGAAGACTTACAAACCATTTACCACAAGACAATCGCCGAAAAATTTACTTTAGAAAAGCGCTTAATGCAAAAAGAATTGCAGAAGTATGGCATACAGACCATCCTGACGAAGCCAGAAAATCTCACTATGAACACAATCAACAAGTACCTAGAAATCAAAGCAAGAGGGCTTCTATAA